From Candidatus Vondammii sp. HM_W22, one genomic window encodes:
- the serB gene encoding phosphoserine phosphatase SerB gives MGEIILLNVTGRDHPGLTAALTGVLADNGVNILDIGQAVIHEHLSLGMLLEVPPESQSSPILKDLLFQAHHLGLQINFTPIAEAEYEHWVGLQGKQRYIVTLLGRKLTARNLSHVARVVSAHGLNIDGITRLSGRFSIKQSNRHRRACVEFSIRGKADDLASLRQDLLEISSTDEMDVAFQADDLYRRNRRLIVFDMDSTLIQVEVIDELAKAAGVGKQVTAITESAMNGKIDFKESFKRRMALLKGLDETVLNRMAEQLPITEGAERLISNLKRLGYRVGILSGGFTYFARHLQKKLGVDCVSANELDISNGQLTGKVKGEIVDGNKKAELLQQMASEMGISLQQVIAVGDGANDLPMLSLAGLGVAFHAKPVVRENARHAISTMGLDGILYLLGVRDREVN, from the coding sequence GTGGGTGAAATTATCCTCCTGAATGTTACCGGCAGAGACCATCCCGGCCTCACCGCCGCACTGACAGGAGTACTCGCTGACAATGGTGTCAATATCCTGGATATCGGTCAGGCGGTAATTCACGAGCATCTCTCCCTTGGCATGCTGCTGGAGGTACCACCCGAGTCGCAATCCAGCCCTATACTCAAGGACCTGCTGTTCCAGGCTCACCATCTGGGGCTGCAGATCAACTTTACGCCGATCGCAGAAGCGGAGTATGAACACTGGGTCGGCCTCCAGGGAAAGCAGCGTTATATCGTCACTCTGCTCGGGCGTAAACTCACTGCCCGCAATCTCTCTCACGTTGCCAGGGTGGTCTCCGCCCATGGACTTAATATCGACGGCATAACCCGGCTCTCCGGCCGCTTTTCAATAAAACAGTCCAACCGGCATCGCCGGGCCTGTGTTGAATTTTCAATACGCGGCAAAGCGGATGACCTGGCATCCCTGCGTCAAGACCTGCTGGAGATCAGTAGTACGGATGAAATGGATGTTGCCTTCCAGGCTGATGATCTCTATCGCCGCAACCGACGGCTGATCGTATTTGATATGGACTCCACGCTGATCCAGGTAGAGGTGATCGATGAGCTGGCAAAGGCGGCGGGGGTTGGAAAACAGGTTACCGCCATCACGGAATCCGCCATGAACGGCAAGATCGATTTCAAGGAGAGTTTCAAGCGCCGCATGGCACTGCTCAAAGGGCTTGATGAGACCGTACTCAATAGAATGGCAGAGCAGCTGCCGATAACCGAAGGAGCCGAGCGCCTGATATCCAACCTGAAACGATTGGGCTACCGAGTGGGTATTCTCTCCGGCGGTTTTACCTACTTCGCCCGCCATCTGCAGAAAAAACTGGGCGTGGACTGCGTCTCCGCCAATGAGCTGGATATAAGTAACGGCCAGCTCACAGGTAAAGTTAAGGGCGAGATTGTAGATGGCAATAAAAAAGCCGAACTGCTGCAACAGATGGCATCAGAAATGGGCATCAGCTTGCAGCAGGTGATTGCCGTCGGGGATGGCGCCAACGATCTTCCGATGCTCAGCCTAGCCGGCCTTGGCGTTGCATTTCATGCCAAGCCAGTGGTGCGCGAAAACGCCCGTCACGCCATCTCCACGATGGGGCTTGATGGTATTCTCTATCTGCTTGGGGTACGCGACCGGGAAGTGAACTAA
- a CDS encoding YcgL domain-containing protein has protein sequence MTQLAAKSVNCWIYRSSKKREMYLYLADEDAFDQLPAELMKRFGKPSLVMELMLHPGRPLAREDVARVMDSLEREGYHLQLPPKLDVELYRGD, from the coding sequence ATGACCCAGCTCGCAGCAAAATCCGTCAACTGCTGGATTTACCGTAGCAGCAAGAAGCGGGAGATGTACCTCTACCTTGCCGATGAAGATGCTTTTGATCAGCTCCCGGCTGAACTGATGAAGCGCTTTGGTAAACCCTCACTGGTAATGGAGCTGATGCTGCACCCGGGCCGTCCCCTGGCGAGAGAGGATGTCGCGCGGGTGATGGATAGCCTGGAGAGAGAGGGTTATCACCTTCAGCTGCCGCCTAAGCTCGATGTAGAACTCTATCGGGGTGATTGA
- the djlA gene encoding co-chaperone DjlA produces the protein MSWWGKLAGSAFGFMLGGPLGALLGAVLGHNLDKGLGGLSHDEGLAPGERERVQTAFFTATFSVMGCIAKADGQVSKDEIALAKAVMNEMDLDGEMRQAAINLFNQGKEDDFPLDDVLDQFRHECHRRNTLIQMFIEIQLQAAYADGRLDVAEERLLLQICETLGIPEFVFRRLERMIQVEGRFGGRSAGGRRAGQPASGPTLQDAYAILNISSDTSDAEVKRAYRRLLSQHHPDKLVSKGLPEEMMKMAARKTHEIRKAYEKVKGSRGF, from the coding sequence TTGAGTTGGTGGGGAAAATTGGCGGGTAGCGCCTTTGGTTTTATGCTTGGTGGGCCTTTGGGTGCATTGCTGGGTGCTGTGCTTGGACATAATCTTGATAAGGGCCTCGGTGGGCTATCCCATGATGAAGGGCTTGCGCCGGGGGAGCGTGAGCGGGTTCAGACGGCATTCTTTACCGCCACGTTTTCTGTCATGGGGTGTATTGCTAAGGCTGATGGGCAGGTATCCAAAGATGAGATAGCGCTTGCCAAAGCGGTGATGAATGAGATGGATCTCGATGGCGAAATGCGTCAGGCTGCAATCAACCTTTTTAACCAGGGCAAAGAGGATGATTTCCCCCTGGATGATGTGCTCGATCAGTTTCGCCACGAGTGCCATCGCCGGAATACCCTGATCCAGATGTTCATTGAAATTCAGTTGCAGGCGGCCTATGCCGATGGTCGGCTGGATGTTGCTGAAGAACGGTTGCTACTCCAAATCTGTGAAACACTGGGTATTCCTGAGTTTGTCTTCCGGCGGCTTGAGCGGATGATTCAGGTCGAGGGCCGCTTCGGTGGGAGAAGTGCGGGTGGAAGACGGGCAGGACAACCGGCCTCCGGCCCAACACTTCAGGATGCCTACGCCATATTGAACATTTCGTCGGATACCAGTGACGCCGAAGTGAAAAGGGCTTATCGTCGTCTGTTGAGTCAGCATCATCCAGATAAACTGGTTTCAAAAGGACTGCCTGAGGAGATGATGAAGATGGCGGCCCGGAAGACCCATGAGATACGTAAAGCCTATGAGAAGGTAAAAGGGTCTAGGGGGTTTTGA
- a CDS encoding helix-turn-helix domain-containing protein yields the protein MARLGRPGLTDDQKQELWSRWRKGESLSDIGRSLEKHPASIFGVPRLFGGYCPSVRKRAQNALILEEREEISRGLSVGLSLRQIARDLDRSPSTISREIQRNGGMNRYRANIADSKAWDRARKLKLCRLSQ from the coding sequence ATGGCAAGACTTGGCAGACCTGGACTCACAGATGATCAAAAACAAGAACTATGGTCACGTTGGCGGAAGGGAGAATCACTTAGTGATATAGGCCGTTCCCTCGAAAAACACCCTGCATCAATTTTTGGTGTGCCAAGACTATTTGGAGGGTATTGCCCTTCAGTTCGCAAACGCGCTCAAAATGCTCTCATTCTGGAAGAACGTGAAGAAATATCCAGAGGGCTTTCCGTGGGCTTGTCTTTGCGTCAGATAGCAAGAGACCTTGATCGCTCACCCTCAACCATAAGCAGGGAAATTCAGCGCAATGGGGGAATGAACCGCTATCGTGCAAATATTGCTGATAGTAAAGCTTGGGATCGTGCTCGTAAGCTAAAGCTGTGTAGACTTTCCCAGTGA
- a CDS encoding P-II family nitrogen regulator has product MKLVTAIIKPFKLDDVREAISETGVSGITVVEVKGFGRQKGHTELYRGAEYVVDFLPKIKVEVAISSDQVDQVIADAAKTSKIGDGKIFVSDLDQVVRIRTGESGDEAL; this is encoded by the coding sequence ATGAAACTGGTTACCGCAATTATCAAGCCTTTCAAGCTGGATGATGTCCGGGAGGCAATATCCGAAACCGGTGTCTCTGGTATCACCGTGGTTGAAGTAAAAGGGTTCGGCCGGCAAAAGGGCCATACCGAGCTTTATCGTGGCGCAGAGTACGTGGTCGATTTTCTTCCCAAGATCAAAGTCGAGGTGGCTATTAGCTCCGATCAGGTCGATCAGGTGATCGCAGACGCAGCTAAGACCAGCAAGATCGGCGATGGAAAAATATTTGTTTCAGATCTGGACCAAGTGGTTCGTATCCGAACCGGTGAGTCTGGTGATGAAGCACTATAA
- a CDS encoding GGDEF domain-containing protein encodes MVDLDHFKAVSDTWGHETGNKVLKQTANLITQLLRRVDISCRYGGEEFALILPGPPLPRAIQATVCYREYGRQRLYEKESKLPAEAFIKEAGRNWIAHPDLEKIRPKEQISKDEKAALFEPE; translated from the coding sequence ATGGTTGATCTCGATCACTTCAAAGCGGTCAGCGATACCTGGGGCCATGAGACTGGTAACAAGGTATTGAAGCAGACAGCGAATCTGATAACCCAGTTACTGCGCCGTGTCGATATTTCCTGCCGTTATGGTGGAGAAGAGTTTGCCTTGATTCTACCCGGTCCCCCTCTTCCCCGCGCAATACAAGCGACTGTCTGTTACCGCGAGTATGGGCGCCAGCGTCTATATGAAAAAGAGAGTAAGCTTCCCGCCGAGGCTTTTATAAAAGAGGCGGGGCGTAACTGGATTGCACATCCTGACCTGGAGAAGATCAGACCCAAAGAGCAGATCAGTAAGGATGAGAAGGCCGCATTGTTCGAACCTGAGTAA
- a CDS encoding ATP-binding cassette domain-containing protein, which yields MLKFDHLSLRRGTRLLFSNASFTIHPGQRAGLTGANGTGKSSLFALIKDELHPDEGDCYLPKDWVIAHVAQETPSDLRPAIEYVLDGDQELRTVEEKLRQAEADDKGERVAELHAQLESIDGYTARSRASRLAHGLGFKPGEEERPVNSFSGGWRMRLNLARALMCRSDLLLLDEPTNHLDLDAVIWLEEWLKACQGTLLLISHDRDFLDAVTTHIAHIEQESVILYSGNYSAFEHIRAERLANQQAVFEKQQREIAHIHSYVERFRAKATKARQAQSQLKALERMELIAPAHVDSPFHFSFKSPDKTPNPLLRLEKASAGYDQTIIIQQANLSLSPGDRVGLLGPNGAGKSTLIKLLAEELTPLDGERLTAQELKIGYFAQHQLDQLHSEHTPLEHLSQLDPKATEQSLRKYIGGFGFSGERAESPVAPFSGGEKARLVLALLVYQRPNLLLLDEPTNHLDLEMRHALSQALQGFDGAMVLVSHDRHLLRTTCDQLLLVNDGKVDEFKGDLDDYPRWLAENRIIDQPEKTSAADKTHSATSRKDRKRLEAEQRQKLQPLRNKLNRLERELGQLTERQSELEHSLAKPENYDAGNKVKLKELLAEKADINRSLSDTEEAWLQAGEELEAADGS from the coding sequence ATGCTTAAATTCGATCATCTCAGCTTGCGGCGGGGCACACGTCTGCTCTTCTCCAATGCCAGCTTCACTATCCACCCGGGCCAGCGAGCGGGGCTTACCGGTGCCAACGGCACAGGAAAATCGAGCCTGTTCGCGTTGATCAAGGATGAACTCCATCCTGACGAGGGTGACTGCTACCTGCCAAAGGACTGGGTGATTGCCCACGTCGCCCAGGAGACACCGTCTGACCTGCGTCCCGCCATCGAATATGTACTCGACGGTGATCAGGAGCTAAGGACTGTTGAAGAGAAACTGCGACAGGCTGAGGCCGACGACAAGGGGGAGCGTGTGGCTGAACTGCACGCCCAACTGGAGAGCATAGACGGTTACACCGCCCGTTCCCGGGCATCGCGCCTTGCCCATGGGCTGGGGTTTAAGCCGGGAGAAGAGGAGCGGCCGGTCAACAGCTTCTCCGGTGGCTGGCGCATGCGCCTCAATCTGGCGCGCGCCCTGATGTGCAGATCAGACCTGTTGCTACTGGACGAACCAACCAACCACCTCGATCTGGATGCTGTAATCTGGCTGGAAGAGTGGCTGAAAGCTTGCCAAGGGACGCTGTTACTGATCTCTCATGACCGCGATTTCCTGGATGCAGTTACCACTCATATCGCCCACATTGAACAAGAGTCGGTCATCCTCTACAGCGGCAACTACTCCGCCTTCGAACACATTCGAGCCGAACGTCTGGCCAACCAGCAGGCGGTTTTTGAGAAACAGCAGCGGGAGATTGCACACATCCACAGTTACGTGGAGCGCTTCCGCGCCAAGGCAACCAAGGCCAGGCAGGCCCAGAGCCAGCTTAAGGCGCTGGAGCGTATGGAGCTGATCGCACCGGCCCATGTGGACTCGCCGTTCCATTTCAGCTTCAAGTCACCGGACAAAACCCCCAACCCACTGCTGAGACTGGAGAAGGCATCTGCCGGATACGATCAGACAATCATTATCCAGCAGGCCAATCTGAGCCTCTCTCCAGGTGACCGTGTCGGCCTGCTGGGACCCAACGGTGCCGGCAAATCAACCTTGATAAAACTCCTGGCAGAGGAGCTGACCCCACTGGACGGAGAACGGCTGACAGCTCAAGAGCTGAAGATCGGTTATTTTGCCCAGCATCAGTTGGACCAACTACACTCGGAACACACACCATTGGAGCACTTGTCCCAGCTTGATCCAAAAGCCACCGAGCAATCCCTGAGAAAATACATCGGCGGATTTGGCTTCTCAGGCGAACGCGCCGAGAGTCCAGTCGCGCCTTTTTCCGGTGGAGAGAAGGCCCGTCTGGTGCTGGCCCTGCTGGTCTATCAGCGGCCAAATCTGTTGCTGCTGGATGAGCCCACCAATCATCTGGATCTTGAGATGCGCCATGCCCTGAGCCAGGCACTCCAGGGATTTGACGGCGCGATGGTTCTGGTCTCCCATGATCGCCACCTGCTGCGCACCACCTGCGATCAGCTTCTGCTGGTCAACGATGGCAAAGTGGATGAATTCAAAGGCGATCTTGATGACTATCCCCGCTGGCTGGCGGAGAACCGAATCATCGACCAACCTGAAAAAACTTCAGCTGCAGATAAAACGCACAGCGCAACGTCCCGTAAAGACCGTAAACGCCTGGAGGCTGAACAGCGGCAAAAACTGCAACCACTGCGCAACAAACTAAACAGACTGGAGAGGGAACTGGGGCAGCTGACAGAGAGGCAGTCTGAGCTGGAACACTCCTTGGCGAAACCCGAAAATTATGATGCGGGCAACAAGGTAAAGTTAAAAGAGCTACTCGCTGAAAAAGCGGATATTAACCGCAGCCTCAGCGACACCGAAGAGGCATGGCTCCAGGCAGGCGAGGAGCTGGAAGCGGCCGACGGCAGTTAA
- a CDS encoding thioredoxin family protein translates to MECNLASSNMAGYDFEIINALLIWFSGPDCRICHDLKPKIATLIAESFPRITLQEVNCSLSHETAAQYQVFIIPTLLIFFDGAEFIRKSRNCRFNGLMQHIILNDQFMGIM, encoded by the coding sequence ATGGAATGTAATCTGGCCAGCTCCAATATGGCAGGATACGATTTCGAAATCATCAATGCCCTATTGATCTGGTTTTCCGGCCCTGACTGCAGAATCTGTCATGATCTGAAACCGAAAATTGCCACCCTGATTGCAGAATCCTTTCCCCGCATTACGCTACAGGAGGTGAATTGCTCCCTCAGCCATGAAACCGCGGCACAGTATCAGGTGTTCATCATCCCTACCCTACTAATCTTTTTCGATGGCGCCGAATTCATTCGCAAAAGCCGGAACTGTAGATTCAATGGATTGATGCAACACATTATACTCAATGATCAATTTATGGGGATTATGTGA
- a CDS encoding transposase has translation MNAVVLEVSNGPAEGLNSRIKMIKVHSRGFRNKERFANVIYFHLGGLIFYPEGVVG, from the coding sequence TTGAACGCTGTTGTTTTGGAAGTAAGTAATGGTCCGGCAGAAGGCCTCAACAGCCGAATCAAGATGATCAAGGTGCATAGCAGAGGTTTCCGCAACAAGGAGCGGTTTGCCAATGTAATCTACTTCCACCTTGGAGGGCTGATTTTTTATCCTGAGGGAGTGGTTGGGTGA
- a CDS encoding HU family DNA-binding protein translates to MAVKKKTAKKSAIKKAPVTKKKVVAKKKAAVKRTAEKTAKPIKQKSITTKQTKIQIIQAIAEETGLSRKQIGEVFSSLGSLIKRHMQRRGSGEFSIPDTGVKIRRVRKPARKSRMGRNPATGETIKIAAKPVSTVVKVAALKALKDTLN, encoded by the coding sequence ATGGCTGTCAAGAAGAAAACCGCAAAAAAATCCGCCATTAAGAAAGCGCCAGTTACCAAAAAGAAAGTAGTGGCGAAAAAGAAAGCAGCTGTAAAAAGGACCGCTGAAAAAACGGCTAAACCTATAAAACAAAAATCGATTACCACAAAACAGACCAAAATCCAGATCATTCAGGCTATTGCTGAAGAGACCGGACTGAGCCGCAAACAGATCGGTGAAGTATTCAGCTCTCTCGGTTCATTGATCAAGCGGCATATGCAACGCCGCGGCTCGGGTGAGTTCTCTATTCCTGATACAGGCGTAAAAATTCGCCGCGTTCGGAAACCTGCTCGCAAATCCCGTATGGGACGCAACCCAGCAACGGGTGAAACAATCAAGATTGCAGCCAAGCCAGTATCTACTGTAGTCAAGGTTGCAGCACTCAAGGCATTAAAAGACACACTGAACTAA
- a CDS encoding GIY-YIG nuclease family protein, with the protein MPEATWYVYIVRCSDDTLYTGITTDLERRTHEHNHSPQGARYTRARRPVCLVHSEPAASRSEACRREWQIKQLKTVEKTLLFSSSNGIT; encoded by the coding sequence ATGCCTGAAGCCACTTGGTATGTCTATATCGTGCGCTGTAGTGATGACACACTCTACACCGGCATCACCACCGACCTGGAGCGGAGAACCCACGAGCACAATCATAGCCCGCAAGGGGCTCGCTACACTCGGGCCAGGCGACCGGTCTGTCTGGTTCACAGTGAACCGGCAGCCAGCCGGTCAGAGGCTTGTCGCCGCGAATGGCAGATCAAACAACTGAAAACAGTTGAAAAAACCTTACTGTTCTCTTCCAGCAACGGGATAACGTAG
- a CDS encoding transposase yields MLFNLWADISPGYGSRKRRWWHLDTRQCETILVADAPRVKCEEHGVVTVPVSWAEPCYGFTAMFEALVIDWLKEASISAVSRLMGLSWNAIDGIMQRAVKRGLARRKEISPTRIGVDKTVFKKRHDYAAVLSDQDAGTVLHVGSDRKKATFKAWYESLTKEQREAIESVSMDMWPAFINATLKSLPRAEEKIAFDKFHAAKHFGEAVDKVGCQEHKALKAMRTLKAASMAGFTTRRT; encoded by the coding sequence GTGTTGTTCAACCTGTGGGCAGATATCTCACCGGGCTATGGCTCACGCAAACGCCGCTGGTGGCACCTGGATACCCGCCAGTGCGAAACTATTTTGGTAGCAGATGCGCCCAGAGTGAAGTGTGAAGAACATGGGGTGGTCACCGTGCCAGTTTCCTGGGCGGAACCGTGCTATGGATTTACTGCAATGTTTGAGGCACTGGTGATCGACTGGTTGAAAGAGGCTTCCATCTCGGCAGTCTCCCGATTGATGGGGCTGAGTTGGAATGCCATTGATGGAATTATGCAGCGAGCGGTTAAGCGGGGACTGGCACGTAGAAAAGAGATCAGCCCAACACGTATCGGTGTTGATAAGACGGTCTTCAAGAAACGTCATGATTATGCAGCAGTCTTATCAGACCAGGATGCAGGTACAGTGCTACACGTGGGCAGTGACCGCAAAAAGGCCACGTTCAAAGCATGGTACGAAAGTCTGACAAAGGAGCAGCGAGAAGCGATAGAGAGTGTCTCCATGGATATGTGGCCAGCCTTTATCAATGCCACACTGAAAAGCCTGCCTAGGGCTGAAGAGAAGATTGCCTTCGATAAATTCCATGCCGCCAAGCACTTCGGTGAGGCGGTGGACAAGGTAGGCTGTCAAGAGCACAAAGCGCTGAAGGCTATGAGGACCTTAAAGGCCGCCAGTATGGCTGGCTTTACAACCCGGAGAACATGA
- a CDS encoding DUF1415 domain-containing protein — MDEALVINATTRWIKEVVVAMNLCPFAAPVVEQEKIYYTVSDATDDKSLYLDLISALDRFQLMDRDEAATGFLILSKGLSDFADFNDFFDLVEQILDESGLHGVIQIVGFHPDYRFADCDETDPANYTNRSPYPMFHLILEDDLEAAVAAHPDPAGIPRRNIRLLRELGLVEMQRRLAACQ, encoded by the coding sequence ATGGATGAAGCGCTGGTCATCAATGCAACGACACGCTGGATCAAAGAAGTTGTGGTTGCCATGAATCTCTGCCCGTTTGCCGCACCGGTGGTGGAGCAGGAAAAGATCTATTATACCGTCTCCGATGCAACGGATGATAAGTCACTCTACCTGGATCTTATAAGCGCATTGGATCGTTTTCAGCTAATGGACAGAGACGAGGCTGCCACAGGCTTCCTGATTCTCTCCAAAGGGCTTAGCGATTTTGCTGACTTTAATGATTTTTTCGATCTGGTGGAGCAGATTCTGGATGAGTCAGGTTTGCATGGAGTAATTCAGATAGTCGGCTTTCATCCTGACTATCGTTTTGCTGACTGTGATGAAACTGACCCGGCCAACTACACCAACCGTTCGCCTTACCCTATGTTTCATTTGATTCTGGAAGATGACCTGGAAGCCGCCGTTGCCGCACACCCCGATCCGGCGGGAATTCCGCGGCGTAACATTCGGCTGTTGCGAGAGTTGGGTTTGGTGGAGATGCAGCGGCGGCTGGCTGCATGCCAATAG
- a CDS encoding retropepsin-like aspartic protease family protein — protein sequence MNRDNDDKNKTRRIGNGLIVGAWILLLALLTLVFSNIIDYQHNPNRVVEVVTDGKGMSEVVLIRNKTGHYVATGKINGRPVVFLVDTGATDVAVPESLAEELGLKRGVRVSSMTANGTVLSWQTRLDEVALGAIRLRDVRGSILPTMRGDAVLLGMSFLRELELLQRGNRLILRQY from the coding sequence ATGAACAGAGATAACGACGATAAAAACAAGACCCGGCGAATTGGTAATGGGTTGATTGTGGGTGCCTGGATTCTGCTGCTTGCTCTGCTAACGCTAGTGTTCAGCAATATCATCGATTATCAGCATAACCCTAATCGGGTGGTTGAAGTGGTAACCGATGGAAAGGGTATGTCCGAGGTTGTGCTTATACGTAATAAAACCGGTCACTATGTGGCGACCGGAAAGATCAATGGGCGTCCCGTGGTGTTTTTGGTGGATACCGGGGCTACGGATGTTGCAGTGCCGGAATCATTGGCAGAAGAGCTTGGATTGAAGCGGGGAGTGCGAGTGAGCAGCATGACGGCAAATGGTACGGTGCTCTCCTGGCAGACCCGGCTGGATGAAGTTGCGCTTGGCGCGATACGACTGCGTGATGTGAGAGGCAGCATTTTACCCACCATGAGAGGTGATGCTGTTCTGTTGGGGATGAGCTTCTTACGGGAGTTGGAGTTGCTGCAGAGGGGTAACAGGCTGATACTTCGCCAATACTGA
- the ubiK gene encoding ubiquinone biosynthesis accessory factor UbiK has translation MIDPKLFDDIAKRISNSVPAGLQLLQNDLQKNLRSAMEAGLSHLDLVTREEFEIQTAVLARTREKLEALSTQIAVLEKELQARKA, from the coding sequence ATGATTGATCCAAAGTTATTTGATGACATTGCCAAACGCATCTCCAACAGCGTTCCCGCCGGCCTGCAACTCCTGCAAAACGACCTGCAGAAGAACCTGCGGTCAGCTATGGAAGCCGGCCTTAGCCACCTGGACCTGGTTACCCGGGAAGAGTTTGAAATCCAGACCGCGGTACTGGCGCGTACCCGGGAAAAGCTGGAAGCACTGTCAACACAAATTGCAGTATTAGAGAAAGAGCTACAGGCACGGAAAGCCTGA
- a CDS encoding transposase: MTRRQRLRFKALRDSTLKTARAWAIKEFAMSLWHCASKTWARKGWERWLS; encoded by the coding sequence ATGACGCGCAGACAGAGATTGCGGTTCAAGGCGCTACGTGACAGCACACTGAAGACTGCCCGTGCCTGGGCGATCAAAGAGTTTGCCATGTCACTCTGGCACTGTGCCAGCAAGACATGGGCAAGGAAAGGTTGGGAACGGTGGCTGTCATAG